Proteins encoded by one window of Ramlibacter tataouinensis:
- a CDS encoding thiamine pyrophosphate-dependent enzyme: MHALAPAADPMLCSGHAACPGCMDALSVRHVLARIGTNAVAVIPPSCMAIIAGPQPYSSLKIPVYQPTLEASAAAASGLRRALDAQGKHDTHVLVLAGDGGTYDIGLQCLSSAAERNENILYVCLDNEGYMNTGAQKSSSTPRYARTSSTPVGKPTRKKNLTAIMAAHGVPYAATASIGFLPDLLRKVDKAKAIRGFRILTLLVPCVDGWGLDDDAGLRAARHAVECGAFPLYEVEDGHRYTLNHTARNRPVADYLAVQKRYRGMSQADIDALQAEVDEGWRWLLRLAQPDEGQVAP, translated from the coding sequence ATGCACGCCCTCGCACCCGCTGCCGACCCGATGCTGTGCTCCGGCCATGCCGCCTGCCCGGGCTGCATGGACGCCCTGTCGGTGCGCCACGTGCTGGCCCGCATCGGCACCAACGCCGTCGCGGTGATCCCGCCGTCGTGCATGGCGATCATCGCCGGGCCGCAGCCCTACAGCTCGCTGAAGATCCCGGTCTACCAACCGACGCTGGAAGCCAGCGCCGCCGCCGCGTCCGGGCTGCGCCGCGCCCTCGACGCGCAGGGCAAGCACGACACCCACGTGCTGGTGCTGGCCGGCGACGGCGGCACCTACGACATCGGCCTGCAGTGCCTGTCGTCGGCCGCCGAGCGCAACGAGAACATCCTGTACGTGTGCCTGGACAACGAGGGCTACATGAACACCGGGGCGCAGAAGTCGTCGTCGACGCCGCGCTACGCCCGCACCAGCTCCACGCCGGTCGGCAAGCCCACCCGCAAGAAGAACCTGACGGCCATCATGGCCGCGCACGGCGTGCCCTACGCCGCCACCGCCAGCATCGGCTTCCTGCCCGACCTGCTGCGCAAGGTGGACAAGGCCAAGGCGATCCGCGGTTTCCGCATCCTCACGCTGCTGGTGCCCTGCGTCGACGGCTGGGGCCTGGACGACGACGCCGGCCTGCGCGCGGCACGCCATGCGGTCGAGTGCGGCGCCTTCCCGCTGTACGAGGTCGAGGACGGCCACCGCTACACCCTGAACCACACGGCGCGCAACCGGCCGGTGGCGGACTACCTGGCCGTGCAGAAGCGCTACCGCGGCATGTCGCAGGCCGACATCGACGCGTTGCAGGCGGAGGTGGACGAGGGCTGGCGCTGGCTGCTGCGGCTGGCGCAGCCGGACGAAGGGCAGGTGGCGCCGTGA
- a CDS encoding Rrf2 family transcriptional regulator: MKLQVNTLLALYSVLEFAADPQRHIPASEIAAKYGVSAHHLAKVLAELARAGVVESVRGVGGGYRFAANAKRLTLMDVIGQFEDISSVPHRGAGEAVAPADRAISQVLSEIDQIARATFSSITIATMLKLVQKAG, encoded by the coding sequence GTGAAGCTGCAGGTCAACACCCTGCTGGCGTTGTACAGCGTGCTGGAGTTCGCGGCCGACCCGCAGCGGCACATCCCGGCCTCGGAGATCGCCGCCAAGTACGGCGTGTCGGCGCACCACCTGGCCAAGGTGCTGGCCGAGCTGGCGCGCGCCGGCGTGGTCGAGTCGGTGCGCGGTGTCGGCGGCGGCTACCGCTTCGCCGCCAATGCGAAACGGCTGACGCTGATGGACGTGATCGGGCAGTTCGAGGACATCTCGTCGGTGCCGCACCGGGGCGCCGGCGAGGCGGTGGCTCCGGCCGACCGGGCCATCTCGCAGGTGCTGTCCGAGATCGACCAGATCGCGCGCGCCACGTTCAGCTCGATCACCATCGCGACGATGCTCAAGCTGGTGCAGAAGGCGGGTTGA
- a CDS encoding GNAT family N-acetyltransferase, translating to MRAVRRADLDQVIALDATVTGVEKRSYWERVYRRYGHAPRGEQRWFLVAVAGRDVVGFLIGEVRDWEFGSPPCGWVFAIDIDPRVRQAGIGTRLLGALCDALRAAGVRQLRTLLASDNTLILSFFRSQGMMAAPMIPLEMDVQPAPRARR from the coding sequence GTGCGCGCCGTGCGCCGCGCCGACCTCGACCAGGTGATCGCGCTCGACGCCACCGTCACCGGGGTGGAAAAGCGCAGCTACTGGGAGCGCGTGTACCGCCGCTACGGCCATGCGCCGCGCGGCGAGCAGCGCTGGTTCCTGGTCGCGGTGGCCGGCCGCGACGTGGTGGGCTTCCTGATCGGCGAGGTGCGCGACTGGGAGTTCGGCTCGCCGCCCTGCGGCTGGGTGTTCGCCATCGACATCGACCCGCGCGTGCGGCAGGCCGGCATCGGCACGCGCCTGCTCGGCGCCCTGTGCGATGCGCTGCGCGCCGCCGGGGTGCGGCAGCTGCGCACGCTGCTGGCCAGCGACAACACGCTGATCCTGTCGTTCTTCCGCAGCCAGGGCATGATGGCCGCGCCGATGATCCCGCTGGAGATGGACGTGCAGCCGGCACCGAGGGCGCGCCGGTGA
- a CDS encoding ABC transporter substrate-binding protein, with amino-acid sequence MGMFRFNRALARQVAGAALAVCGVAGFGSAGAQEQPIRIGAFLSVTGPAAFLGDPELKTLELYVDRINAEGGLLGRKLQLFSYDDAGDAEKARTFAKRLIEQDKVDVIVGGSTTGTTMAAMPLAEQSSTPFISLAGAVTIIEPVKKWVFKTPHTDRMACEKIFVDIKARNLSKVALISGSGGFDKSMRAECVKVAPKYGMDLVADETYGATDTDMTAQLTKIKGSGAQAVLNAGFGQGPAIVTRNYRQVGLALPLYQSHGVASREYIKLSGPAAEGVRLPAAALLVSDILPAEDAQKPVVVAYRKAYEDKFKSDVSTFGGHAYDGLMIAVNAIKAARSTDKARLRDAIEATKGYVGTGGVVNMSAADHMGLDLSAFRMLEVKDGNWSLVK; translated from the coding sequence ATGGGCATGTTCAGGTTCAACCGGGCGCTGGCCCGGCAGGTGGCGGGCGCTGCGCTCGCCGTGTGCGGCGTGGCGGGCTTCGGCAGCGCCGGCGCGCAGGAGCAGCCGATCCGCATCGGCGCCTTCCTCTCGGTCACCGGGCCGGCGGCCTTCCTGGGCGACCCCGAGCTCAAGACGCTCGAGCTGTACGTCGATCGCATCAACGCCGAAGGCGGCCTGCTGGGCCGCAAGCTGCAGCTGTTCTCCTACGACGACGCCGGTGACGCCGAGAAGGCGCGCACCTTCGCCAAGCGCCTGATCGAGCAGGACAAGGTCGACGTGATCGTCGGCGGCTCCACCACCGGCACCACCATGGCCGCGATGCCGCTGGCCGAGCAGTCGTCCACGCCCTTCATCTCGCTGGCCGGCGCCGTGACCATCATCGAGCCGGTCAAGAAGTGGGTGTTCAAGACCCCGCACACCGACCGCATGGCGTGCGAGAAGATCTTCGTCGACATCAAGGCGCGCAACCTGTCCAAGGTCGCGCTGATCTCCGGCAGCGGCGGCTTCGACAAGTCGATGCGCGCCGAGTGCGTGAAGGTCGCGCCCAAGTACGGCATGGACCTGGTGGCCGACGAGACCTACGGCGCCACCGACACCGACATGACCGCGCAGCTCACCAAGATCAAGGGCAGCGGCGCGCAGGCGGTGCTCAACGCCGGCTTCGGCCAGGGCCCGGCGATCGTCACCCGAAACTACCGCCAGGTCGGCCTGGCGCTGCCGCTGTACCAGTCGCACGGCGTCGCCTCGCGCGAGTACATCAAGCTGTCCGGCCCGGCCGCCGAGGGCGTGCGCCTGCCCGCCGCCGCGCTGCTGGTGTCCGACATCCTGCCGGCCGAGGACGCGCAGAAGCCCGTGGTGGTGGCCTACCGCAAGGCCTACGAGGACAAGTTCAAGTCCGACGTCTCCACCTTCGGCGGCCATGCGTACGACGGCCTGATGATCGCCGTGAACGCCATCAAGGCAGCCAGGTCCACCGACAAGGCCAGGCTGCGCGACGCGATCGAGGCGACCAAGGGCTACGTCGGCACCGGCGGCGTGGTCAACATGTCGGCCGCCGACCACATGGGCCTGGACCTGAGCGCGTTCCGCATGCTCGAGGTCAAGGACGGCAACTGGTCGCTGGTCAAGTAG
- a CDS encoding branched-chain amino acid ABC transporter permease encodes MTSAWLQFIASGLTAGAIYALVALGFAIVFNASGAINFAQGEFVMVGGMSAVSFLAMGVPLPLAIALAVAASVVVALLIERVAVSPARNAGTVTLIIITIGVALFLRGLAQLVWGKGVFRLPGFSGEEPIAFFGATLLPQSLWVMGGAALAVLALGAFYGRTLAGKAMLATSYNKLAAQLVGINTRAVLFASFGLAAALGAIGGVLIAPIAFTSYDAGIMLGLKGFAAAMLGGLGSFAGAVLGGVVLGLLEGLGAGFVSSAYKDAIAFVVILAVLFFLPGGLLGARHSDRV; translated from the coding sequence GTGACTTCCGCCTGGCTCCAGTTCATCGCCAGCGGATTGACCGCCGGGGCGATCTACGCCCTGGTGGCGCTCGGCTTCGCCATCGTGTTCAACGCCAGCGGCGCGATCAACTTCGCCCAGGGCGAGTTCGTGATGGTCGGCGGCATGAGCGCGGTGAGCTTCCTCGCCATGGGCGTGCCGCTGCCGCTGGCCATCGCGCTGGCGGTGGCCGCCTCGGTGGTCGTGGCGCTGCTGATCGAGCGCGTCGCGGTCTCGCCGGCGCGCAACGCCGGCACCGTCACGCTGATCATCATCACCATCGGCGTGGCGCTGTTCCTGCGCGGGCTGGCCCAGCTGGTCTGGGGCAAGGGCGTGTTCCGCCTGCCCGGCTTCTCCGGCGAGGAGCCGATCGCCTTCTTCGGCGCCACCCTGCTGCCGCAGAGCCTATGGGTGATGGGCGGCGCCGCGCTGGCGGTGCTGGCGCTGGGCGCCTTCTACGGCCGCACCCTGGCGGGCAAGGCGATGCTGGCCACCAGCTACAACAAGCTGGCCGCGCAGCTGGTGGGCATCAACACCCGCGCCGTGCTGTTCGCCAGCTTCGGCCTGGCGGCGGCGCTGGGCGCCATCGGCGGCGTGCTGATCGCGCCGATCGCCTTCACCTCCTACGACGCCGGGATCATGCTGGGCCTCAAGGGCTTCGCCGCCGCCATGCTCGGCGGCCTGGGCAGCTTCGCCGGCGCCGTGCTCGGCGGCGTCGTGCTGGGCCTGCTCGAAGGCCTGGGCGCCGGCTTCGTCTCATCCGCCTACAAGGACGCGATCGCCTTCGTGGTGATCCTGGCCGTCCTGTTCTTCCTGCCTGGAGGGCTGCTCGGTGCACGCCACAGCGACCGTGTCTGA
- a CDS encoding branched-chain amino acid ABC transporter permease, which yields MSEPVAPRHWAAHPRSGGTLLLAAIVALLPLALPNNYAWDVAIQVALNGIVCVGLNLLIGYAGQISLGHAGFFALGGYASAIAASRWGVPVWLALPGACAAVGALAYVIGRPTLRLKGHTLAMATLGLGVIISIGLTTEDRITGGPDGMPVPPLVLFGLIVQGEKVWYWIAGALLVATVWLALNLIDSPNGRALRALHGSEVASQTLGIDSARFKLQVFTLSAVLAALAGALAAHYAGFITPAKSSFLHSVELVIMVVFGGMASVFGAVIGAAVLTMLPQVLTVLKDYEMMVFGAVLVATMVLFPEGLVPGIARRWAGRKP from the coding sequence GTGTCTGAACCCGTGGCGCCGCGCCACTGGGCCGCGCACCCGCGCAGCGGGGGCACGCTGCTGCTGGCGGCCATCGTCGCCCTGCTGCCGCTGGCGCTGCCCAACAACTACGCCTGGGACGTCGCCATCCAGGTGGCGCTCAACGGCATCGTCTGCGTCGGGCTGAACCTGCTGATCGGCTATGCCGGCCAGATCAGCCTGGGCCATGCCGGCTTCTTCGCCCTGGGCGGCTACGCCAGCGCCATCGCGGCTTCGCGCTGGGGCGTGCCGGTGTGGCTGGCGCTGCCGGGCGCCTGCGCCGCGGTCGGCGCGCTGGCCTACGTGATCGGCCGCCCCACCCTGCGGCTGAAGGGCCACACGCTGGCGATGGCGACGCTGGGGCTGGGCGTGATCATCTCGATCGGCCTGACCACCGAGGACCGCATCACCGGCGGCCCCGACGGCATGCCGGTGCCGCCGCTGGTGCTGTTCGGCCTCATCGTGCAGGGCGAGAAGGTCTGGTACTGGATCGCCGGCGCGCTGCTGGTCGCCACGGTGTGGCTGGCGCTGAACCTGATCGACTCGCCCAATGGGCGCGCGCTGCGCGCGCTGCACGGCTCCGAGGTCGCCTCGCAGACGCTGGGCATCGACAGCGCCCGCTTCAAGCTGCAGGTGTTCACGCTGTCGGCGGTGCTGGCGGCGCTGGCCGGCGCGCTGGCGGCGCACTACGCCGGCTTCATCACGCCGGCCAAGTCGTCCTTCCTGCACTCGGTCGAGCTGGTGATCATGGTGGTGTTCGGCGGCATGGCCTCGGTGTTCGGCGCCGTGATCGGCGCCGCCGTGCTGACCATGCTGCCGCAGGTGCTCACGGTGCTGAAGGACTACGAGATGATGGTCTTCGGCGCCGTGCTGGTGGCCACCATGGTGCTGTTCCCCGAGGGCCTGGTGCCCGGCATCGCGCGCCGCTGGGCCGGGAGAAAACCATGA
- a CDS encoding ABC transporter ATP-binding protein: MTAAPCLLHVSGLSKAFGGVHAVADVEMRIAPGAVHSVIGPNGAGKTTLINMLSGVYRPSAGSIRLDGIELAGQPVHRFAAGGIGRTFQNLQVFFNMTALENVMTGRHLRERCSLAASLLRTRALVRAEAECRAVARDLLRQVGLAGFEDSPSDAMPYGALKRLEIARALAAQPKLLLLDEPAAGLNATEAREIDALIQRLAEGGTTIVLVEHNMALVMEVSDHVFVMDHGRKLAEGTPAEVSRDARVIEAYLGSETAPAAQAEAADA, encoded by the coding sequence ATGACCGCCGCCCCGTGCCTGTTGCACGTCAGCGGCCTGTCCAAGGCTTTCGGCGGCGTGCACGCGGTCGCCGACGTCGAGATGCGCATCGCCCCGGGCGCGGTGCATTCGGTGATCGGCCCCAACGGGGCCGGCAAGACCACCCTGATCAACATGCTCAGCGGCGTGTACCGCCCCAGCGCCGGCTCGATCCGCCTCGACGGGATCGAGCTGGCCGGCCAGCCGGTGCACCGCTTCGCCGCCGGCGGCATCGGCCGCACCTTCCAGAACCTGCAGGTGTTCTTCAACATGACGGCGCTGGAGAACGTGATGACCGGGCGGCACCTGCGCGAGCGCTGCTCGCTGGCCGCCTCGCTGCTGCGCACGCGCGCCCTGGTGCGGGCCGAGGCCGAGTGCCGCGCCGTCGCCCGCGACCTGCTGCGCCAGGTCGGCCTGGCCGGCTTCGAGGACTCGCCCTCCGACGCCATGCCCTACGGCGCGCTCAAGCGGCTGGAGATCGCCCGCGCCCTGGCGGCCCAGCCCAAGCTGCTGCTGCTGGACGAACCGGCCGCCGGCCTGAACGCCACCGAGGCGCGCGAGATCGACGCCCTGATCCAGCGCCTGGCCGAGGGCGGCACCACCATCGTGCTGGTCGAGCACAACATGGCGCTGGTGATGGAGGTGTCCGACCACGTGTTCGTGATGGACCACGGCCGCAAGCTGGCCGAGGGCACGCCGGCCGAGGTCTCGCGCGATGCGCGCGTGATCGAGGCCTACCTGGGCAGCGAGACCGCGCCCGCAGCGCAAGCGGAGGCGGCCGATGCTTGA
- a CDS encoding ABC transporter ATP-binding protein, translating to MLEVEQLRSHYGRIPALGGVSLRVDAGELVALVGANGAGKTTLLRAISGVQPASGGSIRFDGQDLARRHARQRVQLGIVQVPEGRQVFGPLSVEDNLRLGAFARGKADELEPVYALFPVLRDKRRQAAGNLSGGQQQMLAIGRALMARPRLLLLDEPGMGLAPRLVAEIFARIAALRKLGTTILLVDQNARAALGVADRGYVMETGRIVLAGAARDLLADRAVQQAYLGAAA from the coding sequence ATGCTTGAAGTCGAGCAGCTCCGGTCGCACTACGGCCGCATCCCCGCGCTGGGCGGCGTCAGCCTGCGCGTGGACGCCGGCGAGCTGGTCGCGCTGGTCGGCGCCAACGGCGCCGGCAAGACCACGCTGCTGCGCGCCATCTCCGGCGTGCAGCCGGCCAGCGGCGGATCGATCCGTTTCGACGGCCAGGACCTGGCGCGGCGCCATGCCCGCCAGCGCGTGCAGCTGGGCATCGTGCAGGTGCCCGAGGGCCGGCAGGTGTTCGGCCCGCTGTCGGTGGAAGACAACCTCAGGCTCGGCGCCTTCGCCCGCGGCAAGGCCGACGAGCTGGAGCCGGTCTACGCCCTGTTCCCGGTGCTGCGCGACAAGCGGCGGCAGGCGGCCGGCAACCTGTCGGGCGGCCAGCAGCAGATGCTGGCGATCGGCCGCGCGCTGATGGCCCGGCCGCGCCTGCTGCTGCTGGACGAGCCCGGCATGGGGCTGGCGCCGCGCCTGGTGGCGGAGATCTTCGCGCGCATCGCCGCCCTGCGAAAGCTGGGCACCACCATCCTGCTGGTGGACCAGAACGCCCGCGCCGCGCTCGGCGTCGCCGACCGGGGCTACGTGATGGAAACCGGCCGCATCGTGCTGGCCGGCGCCGCCCGCGACCTGCTGGCCGACCGCGCGGTGCAGCAGGCCTACCTCGGCGCCGCCGCCTGA
- a CDS encoding thioesterase family protein: MKPSLQPGLRHTARFEVTRERTIDFMGEKARVYATPMLVRDVEVACRELLLPHLDAGEDSVGTRIELDHTAATLQGMAVTLEVELTALKGRAATFSITGSDSVEPICRATHHRFIVDVCTTEQRLAAKAAKAGLA, translated from the coding sequence ATGAAACCCAGCCTGCAACCCGGCCTGCGCCACACCGCCCGCTTCGAGGTCACGCGCGAGCGCACCATCGACTTCATGGGCGAGAAGGCCCGCGTCTATGCCACGCCGATGCTGGTGCGCGACGTCGAGGTCGCCTGCCGCGAGCTGCTGCTGCCGCACCTGGACGCGGGCGAGGACTCGGTCGGCACCCGCATCGAGCTGGACCACACCGCCGCCACGCTGCAGGGCATGGCGGTCACGCTGGAGGTGGAACTCACCGCGCTCAAGGGCCGGGCCGCCACCTTCAGCATCACCGGCAGCGACAGCGTCGAGCCGATCTGCCGCGCCACCCACCACCGCTTCATCGTCGACGTCTGCACCACCGAGCAGCGGCTGGCCGCCAAGGCGGCCAAAGCAGGATTGGCATGA
- a CDS encoding molybdopterin-dependent oxidoreductase produces the protein MTAQAATRKVPTYCYQCVAGPDLLTVKVQGGVATEVEPNFCAAEVHPGGGKVCVKAFGLIQKTYNPNRVLTPMKRTNPKKGRDEDPGFVPIAWDEAMALIAGKLNQVREEGLTDESGYPKVAASFGGGGTPQSYMGTFPAFLSAWGPVDMGFGSGQGVKCYHSEHLYGEFWHRAFIVAPDTPLCNYLISCGTNMEASSGVAGIWRHSRARVRGMKRVQVEPHLSITGACSAQWVPIKPKTDAAFLYALIQVMLHEARREQLDVEFLCRRTGSPYLVGPNGYFLRERETSKPLVWDTLRGAACAHDTPGIREALEGRYTVDAVETGPDGDLLAEGLLEGQTAFGRMVEHMRPYTPEWAAGVCDVDAATIRQIAHEYLDHACIGQTIEIDGQVMPYRPVAVTLGKTVNNGWGGYECCWARTMLATLVGALEVPGGTIGTTVRLARPMAQRLESVKPGPDGFMHFGLNPTDKQNWSARPNIRNAYRTMVPLASDGPWSQALGPTHFSWMFLDQTPQGLPRVTLPEVWFFYRTNPAISFWDTASLAQKIARFPFVVAFAYTHDETNHFADVLLPDAMDLESLQLIRIGTTKFIEQFWEHQGFALRQPAVAPRGQARDFTDIATELAARTGLTDRYVAAINKGAAGVPLKNPHGDFSLPADRVPELEVIWDAVCRAASAELTEGREIHGLDWWKEHGLATKPFPRREWYLYPTLGERGLRFELPYQERLARVGAELGRRLHENGMHWWDEQLKEYQALPPCKDFGAPWIASLRADGGTPEDFPFWLLTARSMQYAWGGNVGLQMIKEVADNIAGHKGLIINTRVAQRLGIAEGDPVEIATPQRRVSGRAVLRQGIRPDTLLAIGQFGHWNTPLARDFGVPSMNTLTSMKLELTDATGSGADIVRVSLRRLKEAA, from the coding sequence ATGACGGCTCAGGCCGCCACCCGCAAGGTCCCCACGTACTGCTACCAGTGCGTGGCCGGGCCGGACCTGCTCACCGTCAAGGTGCAGGGCGGCGTGGCGACCGAGGTCGAGCCCAACTTCTGCGCCGCCGAGGTGCACCCGGGCGGCGGCAAGGTCTGCGTCAAGGCCTTCGGGCTGATCCAGAAGACCTACAACCCGAACCGGGTGCTCACGCCCATGAAGCGCACCAACCCGAAGAAGGGGCGCGACGAGGATCCGGGCTTCGTGCCGATCGCCTGGGACGAGGCGATGGCGCTGATCGCCGGCAAGCTCAACCAGGTGCGCGAGGAGGGCCTGACCGACGAATCGGGCTACCCCAAGGTCGCGGCCAGCTTCGGCGGCGGCGGCACCCCGCAGTCGTACATGGGCACCTTCCCGGCCTTCCTGTCGGCCTGGGGGCCGGTGGACATGGGCTTCGGCTCGGGCCAGGGCGTCAAGTGCTACCACTCCGAACACCTGTACGGCGAGTTCTGGCACCGCGCCTTCATCGTCGCGCCCGACACCCCGCTGTGCAACTACCTGATCTCCTGCGGCACCAACATGGAGGCCTCCAGCGGCGTCGCCGGGATCTGGCGCCATTCGCGCGCCCGCGTGCGCGGCATGAAGCGGGTACAGGTCGAGCCGCACCTGTCGATCACCGGCGCCTGCTCGGCGCAGTGGGTGCCGATCAAGCCCAAGACCGACGCCGCCTTCCTGTACGCCCTGATCCAGGTGATGCTGCACGAGGCCCGGCGCGAGCAGCTGGACGTCGAGTTCCTGTGCCGGCGCACCGGCTCGCCCTACCTGGTCGGGCCCAACGGCTACTTCCTGCGCGAGCGCGAGACGAGCAAGCCGCTGGTGTGGGACACGCTGCGCGGAGCCGCCTGCGCCCATGACACGCCCGGCATCCGCGAAGCGCTGGAAGGCCGCTACACGGTGGACGCGGTCGAGACCGGTCCCGACGGCGACCTGCTGGCCGAGGGCCTGCTGGAGGGCCAGACCGCCTTCGGCCGGATGGTCGAGCACATGCGGCCCTACACGCCCGAGTGGGCCGCGGGCGTGTGCGATGTCGACGCCGCCACGATCCGCCAGATCGCCCACGAGTACCTGGACCACGCCTGCATCGGCCAGACCATCGAGATCGACGGCCAGGTGATGCCCTACCGCCCGGTGGCGGTCACGCTCGGCAAGACCGTCAACAACGGCTGGGGCGGCTACGAATGCTGCTGGGCCCGCACCATGCTGGCCACCCTGGTCGGCGCGCTGGAAGTGCCCGGCGGCACCATCGGCACCACCGTGCGGCTGGCGCGCCCGATGGCGCAGCGGCTGGAGAGCGTCAAGCCCGGCCCGGACGGCTTCATGCACTTCGGCCTGAACCCGACCGACAAGCAGAACTGGTCGGCCAGGCCCAACATCCGCAACGCCTACCGCACCATGGTGCCGCTGGCCAGCGACGGCCCCTGGAGCCAGGCGCTCGGGCCGACGCACTTCTCGTGGATGTTCCTGGACCAGACGCCCCAGGGGCTGCCGCGCGTGACGCTGCCGGAGGTCTGGTTCTTCTACCGCACCAACCCGGCGATCTCGTTCTGGGACACGGCGTCGCTGGCGCAGAAGATCGCGCGCTTCCCCTTCGTGGTGGCGTTCGCCTACACGCACGACGAGACCAACCACTTCGCCGACGTCCTGCTGCCGGACGCGATGGACCTGGAGAGCCTGCAGCTGATCCGCATCGGCACCACCAAGTTCATCGAGCAGTTCTGGGAGCACCAGGGCTTCGCGCTGCGCCAGCCGGCGGTGGCCCCGCGCGGCCAGGCGCGCGATTTCACCGACATCGCTACCGAGCTGGCCGCGCGCACCGGGCTGACCGACCGGTACGTGGCAGCCATCAACAAGGGCGCGGCCGGGGTGCCGCTGAAGAACCCGCACGGCGACTTCTCGCTGCCGGCCGACCGGGTGCCCGAGCTGGAGGTCATCTGGGACGCCGTGTGCCGCGCCGCCAGCGCCGAACTCACCGAGGGCCGGGAGATCCACGGCCTCGACTGGTGGAAGGAACACGGGCTGGCCACCAAGCCGTTCCCGCGCCGCGAGTGGTACCTCTACCCGACCCTGGGCGAGCGCGGGCTGCGCTTCGAACTGCCCTACCAGGAACGGCTCGCGCGCGTCGGCGCCGAGCTCGGCCGCCGGCTGCACGAGAACGGCATGCACTGGTGGGACGAGCAGCTGAAGGAATACCAGGCGCTGCCGCCCTGCAAGGACTTCGGCGCGCCCTGGATCGCGTCCCTGCGCGCCGACGGCGGCACGCCGGAGGACTTCCCGTTCTGGCTGCTCACCGCGCGCAGCATGCAGTACGCCTGGGGCGGCAACGTCGGCCTGCAGATGATCAAGGAAGTGGCCGACAACATCGCCGGCCACAAGGGCCTGATCATCAACACGCGGGTTGCGCAGCGGCTGGGCATCGCCGAGGGCGACCCGGTGGAGATCGCCACGCCGCAGCGCCGCGTCAGCGGCCGCGCCGTGCTGCGCCAGGGCATCCGGCCCGACACGCTGCTGGCCATCGGGCAGTTCGGCCACTGGAACACGCCGCTGGCCAGGGACTTCGGCGTCCCCAGCATGAACACGCTGACCTCCATGAAGCTGGAGCTGACCGACGCCACCGGCTCCGGCGCCGACATCGTGCGGGTCTCGCTGCGCCGCCTGAAGGAGGCCGCATGA
- a CDS encoding 4Fe-4S dicluster domain-containing protein, producing the protein MTRWAMVADLRRCVGCQTCTAACKHANATPPGVQWRRVLDIEVGEFPDVQRAFVPMGCQHCDEPACVAVCPTTATRKRTDGIVTIDYDLCIGCTYCVVACPYQARFKTPLGQFAYGDQPTENEAFREDEARREVATKCTFCVERIDSGLDKGLKPGVHPEATPACVNACIAEALAFGDIEDPDSNVSQLLARNQHFRINEEAGTGPGFFYLWDRKRDAT; encoded by the coding sequence ATGACGCGCTGGGCCATGGTCGCGGACCTGCGGCGCTGCGTCGGCTGCCAGACCTGCACGGCCGCCTGCAAGCACGCCAATGCCACGCCGCCGGGCGTGCAGTGGCGCCGCGTGCTGGACATCGAGGTGGGCGAGTTCCCCGACGTGCAGCGCGCCTTCGTCCCGATGGGCTGCCAGCACTGCGACGAGCCGGCCTGCGTGGCCGTGTGCCCCACCACCGCCACCCGCAAGCGCACCGACGGCATCGTCACCATCGACTACGACCTGTGCATCGGCTGCACCTACTGCGTGGTCGCCTGCCCCTACCAGGCGCGCTTCAAGACCCCGCTCGGACAGTTCGCCTACGGCGACCAGCCGACCGAGAACGAGGCCTTCCGCGAGGACGAGGCCCGGCGCGAGGTCGCCACCAAGTGCACCTTCTGCGTCGAACGCATCGACAGCGGCCTGGACAAGGGCCTGAAGCCGGGCGTGCACCCCGAGGCCACGCCGGCCTGCGTCAACGCCTGCATCGCCGAGGCGCTGGCGTTCGGCGACATCGAGGATCCGGACAGCAACGTGTCGCAGCTGCTGGCGCGCAACCAGCACTTCCGCATCAACGAGGAGGCGGGCACCGGCCCCGGCTTCTTCTACCTGTGGGACCGCAAGAGGGACGCGACATGA